A part of Leishmania infantum JPCM5 genome chromosome 13 genomic DNA contains:
- a CDS encoding putative phosphoprotein phosphatase has product MAERPSTLAISEAKTSNRLPDPLRSPTDRTREHLLSNRSFSSVLEAVAGGTSLSSTPDFQEEEGVQHKRTFDFFGATPRSGEFLPLIEWLLRRGERGDVGAPTASQKDGDEYTQASFFNEDYIMKLCAAATAVLVKEPTLLELEVVAHDTLVVVGDIHGQFQDLYTSVLCQQYDRRRCNPDGRDRRFLFMGDYVDRGPHSLEVVLLLLALKVEYPTLVYLTRGNHEEEKTSRVYGFLTEATSSLGAAAGTAVWSAVNKVFLDLPLAAIVQTLHMRFFVTHGGLSPVLQNVEDICALERHNYSCGNITAAEDDLIAGLLWSDPTNEVAMYEQNPRGCGFLFGPSASNRFCADNNFDFICRAHQVAMEGHMWTHNDRVLTIFSAPNYCGVNGNKGAVLLIKGCSRRPIVQQYDSAEKNETAPARKTDFAYAHMFT; this is encoded by the coding sequence ATGGCCGAACGCCCGTCTACGCTCGCCATCAGCGAAGCCAAGACCAGCAACCGCCTGCCCGACCCTCTGCGCAGTCCAACAGACCGAACCCGGGAGCACCTGCTCTCTAACAGAAGCTTTTCCTCAGTGttggaggcggtggcaggcGGCACTAGCCTGTCAAGCACGCCGGACTTccaagaggaagaaggggtACAGCACAAGCGGACGTTTGACTTCTTCGGTGCGACGCCACGCAGCGGAGAGTTTTTGCCGCTGATCgagtggctgctgcgccgtggcgagcGCGGTGACGTCGGTGCCCCGACGGCATCGCAgaaggacggcgacgagTACACGCAGGCGAGCTTCTTCAACGAGGACTACATCATGAAgctgtgcgctgcggcgacggcggtgctaGTGAAGGAGCCaacgctgctggagctggaggTGGTAGCGCACGAcacgctggtggtggtgggcgacATCCACGGCCAGTTCCAGGACCTCTACACGAGCGTGCTCTGCCAGCAGTACgaccggcgccggtgcaaCCCCGACGGACGCGACCGCCGCTTCCTGTTCATGGGTGACTACGTGGACCGCGGCCCGCACAGcctggaggtggtgctgctgctgctggcactGAAGGTGGAATACCCGACGCTAGTTTACCTGACGCGTGGCAaccacgaggaggagaagacgTCGCGCGTGTACGGCTTCTTGACGGAGGCGACGTCGTCGCtgggcgccgcggccgggACGGCGGTGTGGAGCGCCGTGAACAAGGTGTTCCTCGACCTACCGCTGGCCGCGATTGTGCAGACACTGCACATGCGCTTCTTTGTGACGCACGGCGGCCTCTCGCCGGTTTTGCAGAATGTGGAGGATATCTGCGCCCTGGAGCGGCACAATTACAGCTGCGGCAACATCACGGCCGCGGAGGATGACCTTATCGCAGGGCTTCTCTGGTCGGACCCAACGAACGAGGTGGCCATGTACGAGCAGAACcctcgcggctgcggctTCTTGTTTGGCCCATCAGCCTCGAACCGATTCTGCGCCGACAACAACTTCGATTTTATCTGCCGCGCGCACCAGGTGGCGATGGAGGGCCACATGTGGACTCACAACGACCGCGTCTTGACGATCTTCTCCGCACCGAATTACTGCGGTGTCAACGGGAATAAGGGAGCCGTTCTTCTTATAAAGGGGTGCTCCCGGCGGCCCATAGTGCAGCAGTACGATAGCGCAGAAAAGAACGAGACCGCGCCAGCCCGCAAGACGGACTTTGCGTACGCTCACATGTTCACATGA